The Agaribacterium sp. ZY112 genome includes the window CTGCATAAATTTTTCGTATACCTTCAAGCTTAGGAAACTTCGCCAGATCTTCCGGCATAGCCTGCATCGGAGCATGAGGGGCTGTTAACGATACAAATGCAAACCAAGGTTGTTTTTTATTACGCCTGATAAAAGCAATACTGGCATCAGCAAGTGCATCGGTGAAATACTGCGGGCTTTCAGCATAAGTACCTATGCCTCGTTCTAAAAAATCTTCCGGCCGATGATTGAGATTGCTGTCACTAAATGGAAAGTAACTGCGTGCGCCACCACGCATACCATAGAACTCATCAAAGCCACGATTCATAGGGTGAAAACGATCGGCATTACCTTGATGCCACTTGCCAAAAAGTGCGGTGCGATAACCTTGTTCCTGAAGGTAATTAGCAATCGTTTTTTGATCAAGAGGAAGCCCCATATCATCACCAGTTGTACCTGAAACGCTCATATAGCCAGGCACATTGTTCTCTTCATATCCAAAACGCTGCTGATAACGTCCAGTCAATAAACCCGCACGCGAAGGCCCACACACCGCTGCACTCACGTAAGCCTGCTTGAAGACAGTACCTTCTTTGGCCAGCGCATCTAAATGAGGAGTGCGAATCTCTGTGCTACCGTGAAAACCAAAATCGGCGTAACCGGCGTCATCGCTAAGAATAAATAAAATATTGGGGGTTTTATGCAGCTTCTTGCTGCCCTGCTCAGGCTCAAGCCCTCCCAAAGCCAAACTAGAAAGACTGCTAAAACTAAAAAGAAGTAAAACAAACAGTGCCTGGGCAGGTCGATGAATCTGCATTGCCGAACAAACCTTATCGCTTAATAACAGCAACAACTGTAGAGCCAAAACCTCAGCTTCGGCCTCCATTATCCTGATCTTAAAGCGATAAAATTATGAAGCTAAGGCACTTTTACGAGCCTGCAAGCGTAAGTGAGCGCAAACTTATAAAAATACAAGCGCATAGAACTAAGACGTGGGTTTTCGTTAATCTGGCCTTTTAGCAAGCTGGTAATCGCCGGGGCTTAAGCCGGTATATTTCTTAAAGACAGAACTGAAATAATTCGAGTTGTTAAAACCTACCGCAAACGCAGTATCGGTCACGCTGTGCTGAAGCAGCATAGCTTTGGCTTTTTCTATGCGCAGGGCTGTTACATATTGGTTAATGGTTAGCCCCTGCTCCTTCTTAAAACTGCGCATAAGGTAGGAGCTGCTCACAGCTAAGCTCTCGGCCATTTGCCCAATATTGATGTGCTCACAATAAGCATTCTGTATATAGCTTCGCGCTTTATCAACCAAGAGCTGGCTTTTGCTTTTAGGTAGTTGTGCGAGCACCGCACCAAGCTCTAAGGCCTCGTCTCGTGCAAACTGCTTAAGCTGCTCGGCATTGAGACTTGTATTAACCGCCTGCATGCTGGAAGCATTCCTTTGCAGCATGCTGTTAGCATCAGCACCGGCATGAATAGTGGAGTCCGTTAGACGGTTAAGCAGCTCCCTTACCTTGAGCTTATAGAGATCAAGATTACCTTGTGAACTCAGCTGTAACTGAACCAATAGCTCGTCAACATCAGCCATATCAATGTCATTACGCCGTGTAATAGCCAACTGCAGCTCTTCTTTTAGAAGCTCAGCCTGCCCCTTACTTTGACGAATATCGATATAAACAGCACAGGCCCAACATGCAGCGGTCAGTACCGAGCCGATGTAATACAACCAATAGCCATTGTTGATAAAAGCACTGCCCACCTGAAACAAGGCAAATAACAAACTGCCGGCAATAAATAACAGCGCTACCGTATCTCGTTCGTTGCTAATCTGACTATAAAGCAGGTAACAACAAGGTAAAAACACGACAACAGCAATATATAAAAATACGGCGCGCTCCGCTAAAAGTGCACTGACATCAAAAGAGAGCCATGCTGACCACGAAGGCGAGAACAGCAAGTTAAAATGACTAACATCAACGTTAAACACGTAAAACGCCGTTATTAGCAAAGCCAACACAAACGGCGTCACATACTGAAAACGCTTAAGCCTATGCCCAGCTTGCAATGCAGTCGCAATCACCATACAGGGAATAGCCAAACACAGAAGCACTGCAACACGAGAATACAGCAAATACGAAAAAACCGCGTCGTGGCTATACCCTTGTAAAAAGCGCCCAGCCAAATAAAGCGTATACGCCGCGAGAAACACAATATGAAAGCTAAAACCCCGCAATAGGCGCTTACCCTCAAAGACAAAGTAGATAAGCACCACGATCAACAGTTGCGCTGATAACAAAGGGAAGAAGGTGTAATGTAAGACGTTGTCGGGTAATTCAATCATGGATGGCGGAAGTACAAAAATTACATTGTAATATAAATGTAGCTAGCATAATTTTTAGGCGCATAAATCCGAGTGGTAAATTTCCCTCTGTTGGACATGTATTCCTGTTTATTGGTGCACGCATTTAATTCCGCGTCTAGTTTTAACCGTATCGCTCTTTCACATTCATGCGATCGCGATATACCTACCTCCCTGTGCACGACCGCCATGGATGGCGGAAGTACTGGAAATGCAGGAGCAATTTCCATGTAAAAAACCCGCGACTCTTGCGAGTGGCGGGTATAAGAAGTGGGTATCTTACAACACCCTATCAAGCATTCGTACAGCCCGGTTTTACGCGGGCTGTGTTTTTATTGCGCAGTAAAACTGAAACTATCTAAGAAGAAATGCCACTTCAATCTTGAGGCCGTGGCTTCAATACGAATGGTGTGTTCACCCGCGCTGATGTTTAAGCCTGAAGCAATGGATTTCTCAGAGAATATGTTCAGGTTATTACCGTGAACAGGCGTTTCGGCCACTTCAACACCATCGATATATATTTTGGCATTGGAGTCGCTTTGCTCTTTAGTAGAGGCAACAAAACTTAGGTCATAGGTACCGCTTTCAGCAAAGTTCACCGTGTAATCTGCCCAAGCACCCGTTAGCACGTGATCAGCAAAGGTAGTGGTGCCCCAGAAAGTTCGAGTTGTGAAACCGCCTTGAGTACCACCTGTTGCAACAAAGCTTTCACCCTCAACCATAACGCTTTCGCCGCCACCTGTTCCTGGTGACATTGAAGGGCTAGGTTCAGGACTTGGGCTCGCACTTGGTGAAGGTGATGGGCTAGGTTGAGTTACGGTCACCGATTCAAATACAACATTGTCGGCATTCCACTGCCACGATGAACTTCCCCAACTTTGTACACGCAAGGTGTAGGTTCCAGCGGCAATGCTAACATCACGCGCGACTACATTTTGTTGGTAGTTATCCCAGGCACTTGTAGCTGCTAGGGTAGACGAAGCAATTTCAGCACCGTTAAGGCTAAGCGCAACACCTAGCTGGCCTGTCATTGGAGAACCGGCATTCACAATAATGTTGTAAGTGCCTGCTTCAGCAAAGCTCACGCTGTATTCAGCCCAGTCTCCGGTGGTATTGTAGTTAATACCGGATGCGGTTTGGCCAAAACCAACAACACTGTCGTAATTAATGGCTGCGCCGTCTTTACCTGTATCGCTAAAGCTTTCTAGCTCTACCACAACGTCATTACCAGGCAAGCCTACAGATGGGCTGGGTGAAGGCTCAGAGGACGGACTCACACTAGGGCTAGGTGATGGACTTGGACTCACTGCCGGGCTCGGACTCGGCGAAGGTGAGACCATCATACTTGGACTAGGTGACGGACTCGGTGAAGCACTAGGGCTCGGTGATGGACTTGGGCTAGCAGGAAGCGAAGGTGACGGGCTCGGGCTTGGACAGTTAGGTGCACACGCAGATGCTTTTAATAGTCTTAGGCCAACTTTATCAGCATTCCACTGCCACGCATCTGCCAAACCTACCGATTTAATACGAATAGTATGAGCACCCGTACTAGAGATGTTAATCGCATTACTAACAACAACTTCGGTGCGTGAATCCCAGTCGCTGGTATTTGCTAGAGCTGCAGCACCATTACTTACACCATCAACAAGTACTTCAATACCTGCATTGTCTTGGTTAGTGCCATAAATCATCGCAAACTGATAAATACCAGCGTGCTCGAAATTCCACACATATTCAGCCCAATCTCCGGTCTGGTTATAGTTAATTTGATCGCCTTCCTCGGTAAGCTCAAAACCACCTGCGGCGCCACCTGTTTCATCAAAGGTTTCAGCTTCACGCCACTGCATCTCACCCTGAGGGTCAACTACTTCAACAGCAACAGTGTCACTAATCTGAGTACCTTTAATCGTGCCGGTAATCGTCGTTGTACCTTGTGCTGTAGCAACAATATCGTCACCAACAACCGAGGCTACATTTTCGTTAGAACTGGTCCATTCAATCTCTGTTAAAGACGCGTTAGATGGTGAGATGCTTACTTGAACAGGTAGCGAATCGCCATTGGGCATCAAGGTAGTTTCAGGTAATAAGCTTAGTGCTTCAGGCATTAACAACTCAGTATTAATACGTACACTTGCGCTAATTCCATTACTGGTTTTTGCTGCAATGGTGACAGAACCTTCAGCGTGAGCAGTAACAACACCATTGCTATCAACAGTTGCAATAGACTCAGGTGTTGCCGTCCAAGTGACCGTTCGATCAGGTGCATGAATAGGACGAACAGCAGCACTTAATTGTTTTTCAGAGCCGACATACAATGTGCTAGGCACACCAACAATCGCAACACTGCTTGCAACAAGCTGGCTAACAGAAACTGTGATTTCGTCACTAATTGAACCGTCTTTGCTTACAGCAGTAATAGTAGTAGAACCAACATTCGTGCCTGTAACAACACCGTTAGGATCAACAGAGGCAACATTAGGGTTAGTTGAAGTCCACGTAACTAATTTGTTAGATGCATTTGCAGGTGAGAAGTTTGCTGTCAACGCTTGTGATTTAGTAACTTTTAAATCAATGCTATTTTCAGCAACATTAAAGTCAGTTACAGCAACACTATCTGTAGCAGGGGTTGAGCGAGTGATGTTTTTATCAAAATCCCAAACCTGTATAGATACAGAAGCTAGCTCACCAGGAGGTATTAAGCTGAACTCAATATTGTTATTGCCATTATCCGCAAGATATTCCGCAGGGAATGGGAACTCAAACGTCGCAAGCACATTACCTGTTTGACCTTCACCGCGAACATCGATATCAATTTCAACATCGTGACCATTCACTTTTAAATAAGAGCGATGCAGATTCGCCTCAGTCCAGTGACCAATAAACATATTACCGGTAATTCGCAACTGAGCTTCACCATTAGTAGGCTTAGCAACACCGTTAACTTCTGTATTAACGACACTACCACCCATATCCACACGATAAGGTGAGGTATTACTTAAAGGTTCACCAGCGTACTTGGTCTCGTTATTGTTAAACGCAGGATTAATAGCGCTTGTATATTCAATATCGATAACAATGGTTGAGTTTTCTGCCACCACCAAAGACTCAGGTAAAGAAGCTAGTTCAGCTTCGGCAAGAATTGGTTTGCCTTTACCATTAGCAGCATTGCCATCACCGTCGACATTTGCATCTAAATAAAGGTGACGAGTTTCAATACTCTTAATGCTATTGCCACTAATACCGGCCCAACTTAAATCAATGTCAGTATCTTCTGCGTGCATGCTATTAACAATAACGTATAGATGGTGCTCACCATTTTGGTCATTATTATTTACATAAGCGTCAACTTGGATATCGATATCGCTTGAGTAAGTATCAATACGAGTACCTTCAATATCACGCCATTGTTCAAACCAATGAATCGCGGCATTAAAGTCCCACTTACAATTAATAAACGCGGCGTCAGTTTCTTCACAGGTACTGTAGTCGCGCTGCAATAAAGATTGCGCATAAGGTTCTGTTTTACCACGATCACCCCAACTGCCCTTCACTACGATAAATGGCAGTGACATGGTGATGTAATCTGGGCGCTCTAAGAATTGCATTTGCATAGACTGAAAGGCTTTAATTTTTTCCCACTTAGCGCGGAATAAATCAACGTTTTCGCCAGTGTCCATATGCTCGCTGTTAATGCCACCAAATTCAGAAACAATCACTTCTTTCTTCGGACCTGGTACCATTTTGTCGTCGTACCACTCAAGCAAGTCCATCACGGCTTCAGTATGAGTACCACTGCGAGTAGTCGGTGTTCTCTCCGGCCAACCAACCCAGTCATAGGTGTGAATAGAATAGAAATCCATATTCTCACCAGCGCTATCGAGGAAACCCTTCCAAACCACATCCCACTGATACCAAGCTCGTCTTGTATCACTGTCGTTCATGGTTTCTGAAGGGGCAAAAATTTCATTGCGAATACGATCTTTTAAAGCCTGATTATCCGCTGTATCCGCACCATAAAAAGCCGTTAACAAGGCGTCGTTTTGTAAACGCGGCGACCCCGTTGCGGTTGTATCACCTTTATGAAAATCGTGTAAACCCCAGGTCATACCGCCCACTTTAGGCGCTTTGTCGCCAAGCGTTTCACGAATAACATCGGCAACCACATTGTGATAACGGAATAGCTCTTCCCATGTACTCACATGACCTTCATGACCGGTCGTGTTCATTAGCATGTCGGGCTCGTTAACTACTTCCCAATAAGCTGGCATTGGCAACTTAGGATCATCACCTGTGTCGCGTAGGTAAGCCTCTTCTAACCAAGCTGCGTACCACTTTGCGGCCTGCTCCATAGTACGCGGTCGCCAAGGGTGCTCTGAATCCAAAGCCGCACCAAACCAGCTATACGCCGACCAGTTAGGCATCGCCGGGCGCGGTTGAGACGCCATGACCATGTACTCAGTACGATCAAAATATTCTTGTGCATCTTCGTATTTGTTTTGCAAAGCCCAGTGATAGCCATCGACATTGCTGTTTAAGCTCTCACGACTAAATTCATCTAGATGGCCCCATGGAAAATAATCATCTGCTTCAGGCGGCTGTTCAGGATCACCTTCAGTTTGACTGAAATACCACATAGGGGTACCCGCATCACGACCAAAATGAACACCCAACTCCATGACATAATCGAGCTTTTCTTTTTCACCAATCCATTCATTTTCAATCGGTGATGCGTGAATAGTAATACGGCGTTCACGGCCAAACTGGTTGGCCCCGTTTACGCTGTGTTTAACGTCAGCATTGATATCGACCTGTACGGCAGCAACGGCGGAGGTAGAGACACCACCCGCAACAACAGCACCGATAAAGCCACTTAACAGTGCTTTAGGATTTTTTTTAAACATAGATTCCTCAGAATTATTAATTATTATTCCGTGTGTACTGATTGAGTCATAACTAACTCAAGCGCCATAAACAGCTAATGCGCTTATATTGAGGAGGAAAGACCGTTTATATAGCACATAAGCGGTAACTGAAAACTAACAATAAAACACTTAACAAGGAGTTAAAAAAACACATCACTTACTCAGCCCAAACTAAAAACAAGTAAACATATATGCGTAAAACAGAAACAACTCTTATCAAGCGAAGAAAATACAGGTAAATATCAAAGCCTAAGTGCTTAAAGCAGGCATCACTCCTCAAAAATGAATGTCTCAAGATCACATCAATGACACGAAATTTATTAATAAAACCGAAAAACCACACTTAAGTCTTAACAAAAATGCAACTAAATAATTAAAGTTAAAACTAGAAAAATCATCACACAGAAAAAAACGAGAACAAGATCGCAAAAGCAAAGATCAACACGAAATAATAAGAGGGATAGGCAGGTATATAAATTAATAAAAAAATAAACTAAACGCATATAAAACCAAATATTTAAACCGTTTTAAACGTGATAAAACGGTTTAAAAAAATGAATAGAGCGACAAAATAAAACATCACAGACTACGACTCATTCATCACCTAATAAGCTTGTTATTAGTTAACTAAGCCCTTTAATTTTCTTAAGGCTACGTTTTTATCTGCAAAATCATGAATACGGCCTAACTCCTCACCTGAGCGAAAGACGATCAATACAGGAAAGTCTCTTATTTGATGATCAAAGAATCTTAAATTACTCTGGTCTATCTGAGCGGGTATTTTAAGATGATACTTAGCAACAAATTCATCTAGATCCGACTGACCAGTCCAAAGCCGACTTGCAAGAAGCAACCAATTTACCTTAGTTAACTCTTTAGATTTATATGCTTGTTCAAGAAACTCCGCAGAGGAACGGCAGTTATTCGCCATCTTTGGCCGTGTATCTTCAAGGTACCAGTCACACCATGTTGCAGTAAAAAGAACCACACTCACGTCATGAGCACTCTCGCTAAACAGCGGCGGTATCGTAGTTTCTTTATCTGGGGATGGAATTGCTGCAAGGCTGCCCGAGCTTAAAATAGAAATCTTTTGATCAATATCCGCATCAGCGGCATACCCCTTATGAACGATACGCCCTTGTGCATCGATCAGTATATGTAGGGGAGTGCCTAAGAGATCCAGCTCTTGAGCAAGCTCACCATGTTTATCTACAAGTACAGGCATCGTTAGAGATTGCCTACGCATAAGATCTTTAATATCACTATTAGAGTCATTCAAGCCCACATTAACGGCTATCACTTCTATATCTTGCCCTACGTTACGATAGGTCTGTTCAAAGTGAGGCATTTGAGCAATACAGTCCTTACACCAAGTCGCCCATAATTTCAGGTAAATAGGCTTACCCTTGGCAACGTCTTTTAAGCTAAGCCTTTTGTTTTCTAAGGTATAGAGTGAAATATCTAAAGCTGATTTAGCCTGCGCATATGAAGCAGCGAAAAGAAACATTGCCGGCAACATTGCAAATAACAAGCAACCGGTAAGTGATGTACGCCGAAAGAAGCTTAAGACCATGAGTATCTCCCAATAATAGAGTTTTAATGTCAGGGCTTATTATCAACACGATCAGCAATGCGAAAAATAGCTTTAATGGAATATCAAAAGTGAATATTATTCATTAATACTTAAGCCAGAGAGACTAAAATGGATACCTTCAACCATTTACAGATGTTTGTTTTGGTCGCCGAACAAGGCAGCTTTGCTGCAGTAGCTAAGAAGCTTGGTGCAGACCCATCAACCATCAGTAAAGCTATTCTGAAT containing:
- a CDS encoding sulfatase-like hydrolase/transferase; protein product: MEAEAEVLALQLLLLLSDKVCSAMQIHRPAQALFVLLLFSFSSLSSLALGGLEPEQGSKKLHKTPNILFILSDDAGYADFGFHGSTEIRTPHLDALAKEGTVFKQAYVSAAVCGPSRAGLLTGRYQQRFGYEENNVPGYMSVSGTTGDDMGLPLDQKTIANYLQEQGYRTALFGKWHQGNADRFHPMNRGFDEFYGMRGGARSYFPFSDSNLNHRPEDFLERGIGTYAESPQYFTDALADASIAFIRRNKKQPWFAFVSLTAPHAPMQAMPEDLAKFPKLEGIRKIYAAMMLNMDRNIGRILQTLEDEDLDKNTLVVFTNDNGGPSDQNASNNQPLSGTKANHLEGGIRVPFLMRWPGVTKASTQFDASISLLDLLPTFTAAAGVKQNKLANTDGVDLKPYITKKDKGDPHDYLYWKKEVRAAVRHGDWKLLRFPDRQAELYNIAEDPAELNDLAAAKPDMTAMLYQKLFEWELELERPAWQLKRQYEGAAIKRMDNYWDKK
- a CDS encoding redoxin domain-containing protein, with the protein product MVLSFFRRTSLTGCLLFAMLPAMFLFAASYAQAKSALDISLYTLENKRLSLKDVAKGKPIYLKLWATWCKDCIAQMPHFEQTYRNVGQDIEVIAVNVGLNDSNSDIKDLMRRQSLTMPVLVDKHGELAQELDLLGTPLHILIDAQGRIVHKGYAADADIDQKISILSSGSLAAIPSPDKETTIPPLFSESAHDVSVVLFTATWCDWYLEDTRPKMANNCRSSAEFLEQAYKSKELTKVNWLLLASRLWTGQSDLDEFVAKYHLKIPAQIDQSNLRFFDHQIRDFPVLIVFRSGEELGRIHDFADKNVALRKLKGLVN
- a CDS encoding Ig-like domain-containing protein — its product is MFKKNPKALLSGFIGAVVAGGVSTSAVAAVQVDINADVKHSVNGANQFGRERRITIHASPIENEWIGEKEKLDYVMELGVHFGRDAGTPMWYFSQTEGDPEQPPEADDYFPWGHLDEFSRESLNSNVDGYHWALQNKYEDAQEYFDRTEYMVMASQPRPAMPNWSAYSWFGAALDSEHPWRPRTMEQAAKWYAAWLEEAYLRDTGDDPKLPMPAYWEVVNEPDMLMNTTGHEGHVSTWEELFRYHNVVADVIRETLGDKAPKVGGMTWGLHDFHKGDTTATGSPRLQNDALLTAFYGADTADNQALKDRIRNEIFAPSETMNDSDTRRAWYQWDVVWKGFLDSAGENMDFYSIHTYDWVGWPERTPTTRSGTHTEAVMDLLEWYDDKMVPGPKKEVIVSEFGGINSEHMDTGENVDLFRAKWEKIKAFQSMQMQFLERPDYITMSLPFIVVKGSWGDRGKTEPYAQSLLQRDYSTCEETDAAFINCKWDFNAAIHWFEQWRDIEGTRIDTYSSDIDIQVDAYVNNNDQNGEHHLYVIVNSMHAEDTDIDLSWAGISGNSIKSIETRHLYLDANVDGDGNAANGKGKPILAEAELASLPESLVVAENSTIVIDIEYTSAINPAFNNNETKYAGEPLSNTSPYRVDMGGSVVNTEVNGVAKPTNGEAQLRITGNMFIGHWTEANLHRSYLKVNGHDVEIDIDVRGEGQTGNVLATFEFPFPAEYLADNGNNNIEFSLIPPGELASVSIQVWDFDKNITRSTPATDSVAVTDFNVAENSIDLKVTKSQALTANFSPANASNKLVTWTSTNPNVASVDPNGVVTGTNVGSTTITAVSKDGSISDEITVSVSQLVASSVAIVGVPSTLYVGSEKQLSAAVRPIHAPDRTVTWTATPESIATVDSNGVVTAHAEGSVTIAAKTSNGISASVRINTELLMPEALSLLPETTLMPNGDSLPVQVSISPSNASLTEIEWTSSNENVASVVGDDIVATAQGTTTITGTIKGTQISDTVAVEVVDPQGEMQWREAETFDETGGAAGGFELTEEGDQINYNQTGDWAEYVWNFEHAGIYQFAMIYGTNQDNAGIEVLVDGVSNGAAALANTSDWDSRTEVVVSNAINISSTGAHTIRIKSVGLADAWQWNADKVGLRLLKASACAPNCPSPSPSPSLPASPSPSPSPSASPSPSPSPSMMVSPSPSPSPAVSPSPSPSPSVSPSSEPSPSPSVGLPGNDVVVELESFSDTGKDGAAINYDSVVGFGQTASGINYNTTGDWAEYSVSFAEAGTYNIIVNAGSPMTGQLGVALSLNGAEIASSTLAATSAWDNYQQNVVARDVSIAAGTYTLRVQSWGSSSWQWNADNVVFESVTVTQPSPSPSPSASPSPEPSPSMSPGTGGGESVMVEGESFVATGGTQGGFTTRTFWGTTTFADHVLTGAWADYTVNFAESGTYDLSFVASTKEQSDSNAKIYIDGVEVAETPVHGNNLNIFSEKSIASGLNISAGEHTIRIEATASRLKWHFFLDSFSFTAQ
- a CDS encoding helix-turn-helix transcriptional regulator, producing the protein MIELPDNVLHYTFFPLLSAQLLIVVLIYFVFEGKRLLRGFSFHIVFLAAYTLYLAGRFLQGYSHDAVFSYLLYSRVAVLLCLAIPCMVIATALQAGHRLKRFQYVTPFVLALLITAFYVFNVDVSHFNLLFSPSWSAWLSFDVSALLAERAVFLYIAVVVFLPCCYLLYSQISNERDTVALLFIAGSLLFALFQVGSAFINNGYWLYYIGSVLTAACWACAVYIDIRQSKGQAELLKEELQLAITRRNDIDMADVDELLVQLQLSSQGNLDLYKLKVRELLNRLTDSTIHAGADANSMLQRNASSMQAVNTSLNAEQLKQFARDEALELGAVLAQLPKSKSQLLVDKARSYIQNAYCEHINIGQMAESLAVSSSYLMRSFKKEQGLTINQYVTALRIEKAKAMLLQHSVTDTAFAVGFNNSNYFSSVFKKYTGLSPGDYQLAKRPD